From bacterium, a single genomic window includes:
- a CDS encoding DivIVA domain-containing protein has translation MKLTPLDIQKHAFTQRMRGADPVEVEAFLQMVSEDYEALMRERDQLAERASQLEERVKELGQNEKTLQHTLVTAQTLSDDLKKTAMREAEVRVGEAEVQAEKVLAASHRRAARISEDIREMKALRSRLGAALRQTLETHLALVETITAAEETEQETGRPDPSLQQAERR, from the coding sequence TTGAAGCTCACGCCGCTCGACATCCAGAAGCATGCCTTCACCCAGCGCATGCGGGGCGCGGATCCCGTGGAGGTCGAGGCGTTCCTGCAGATGGTCAGTGAAGACTATGAAGCCTTGATGCGCGAGCGCGATCAACTTGCGGAGCGCGCCAGCCAGCTGGAGGAGCGCGTCAAGGAACTCGGCCAGAACGAAAAAACCCTTCAGCATACGCTGGTTACCGCTCAGACCTTGAGTGACGACCTCAAGAAGACTGCAATGCGGGAGGCAGAGGTTCGCGTGGGCGAGGCCGAGGTCCAGGCGGAGAAAGTGCTGGCAGCTTCCCACCGCCGGGCAGCACGGATCTCCGAGGACATCCGCGAGATGAAGGCGCTCCGCAGCCGCCTCGGAGCCGCGCTGCGCCAGACGCTGGAGACCCATCTAGCCCTGGTCGAAACGATCACGGCAGCCGAGGAAACCGAACAGGAGACCGGCCG
- the proC gene encoding pyrroline-5-carboxylate reductase produces the protein MTTQQNSRIGFLGAGAMGEALASGVIHAGTAPDQVRVADPLAERTKQLEERHGLRGGTDNRAVVAESDVVVLAVKPGLVAEVLAGVREAPRAADVLWVSIAAGIPLARLEAGLPTGARIIRAMPNTPALVGAGATAFVANPACSADDRTRAHAIFDAVGLTWETHDEGLLDAVTGLSGSGPAYVFVLLDALADAGVRMGLPRDAAGALATQTVFGAAKLALETGRHPAALKDQVTSPGGTTIAGLEALEQAGLRAAVYAAVAAATARSRELGES, from the coding sequence ATGACCACCCAGCAGAATTCGCGCATCGGCTTTCTGGGCGCTGGCGCCATGGGAGAGGCCCTGGCCTCTGGCGTCATCCACGCGGGCACCGCCCCCGACCAGGTTCGGGTCGCCGATCCCCTCGCCGAGCGGACCAAGCAGCTCGAAGAACGCCACGGCCTGCGCGGCGGCACCGACAACCGGGCGGTCGTTGCCGAAAGCGATGTGGTCGTCCTCGCCGTGAAACCCGGCCTGGTTGCGGAGGTTCTCGCGGGCGTGCGCGAGGCGCCCAGGGCGGCCGACGTCCTCTGGGTATCGATCGCGGCGGGGATTCCCCTGGCTCGCCTCGAAGCCGGCTTGCCCACGGGAGCTCGGATCATTCGCGCGATGCCCAACACGCCCGCGCTAGTCGGCGCTGGTGCGACGGCCTTCGTCGCCAACCCGGCCTGCAGTGCGGACGACCGGACCCGCGCGCATGCCATCTTCGACGCCGTTGGCCTCACCTGGGAAACCCATGACGAGGGTCTCCTCGATGCGGTGACCGGGTTGTCCGGCAGTGGCCCGGCCTATGTCTTCGTCCTGCTCGATGCCCTGGCCGACGCAGGCGTGCGCATGGGCCTGCCCCGGGATGCCGCAGGTGCGCTCGCAACCCAGACCGTCTTCGGCGCCGCCAAGCTCGCGCTCGAAACCGGCCGGCATCCGGCCGCGCTCAAGGATCAGGTCACCTCCCCGGGCGGCACCACCATCGCCGGCCTCGAGGCCCTGGAGCAGGCTGGCTTGCGAGCCGCCGTCTACGCGGCCGTGGCGGCAGCAACGGCTCGATCCAGGGAGCTGGGCGAGAGCTGA
- a CDS encoding YggS family pyridoxal phosphate-dependent enzyme, which yields MSSAAERLAQVRDRIQDATARCGRDPSEVTLLGVSKRQPLERVLGAIEAGLTHLGENYAQEARDKRPAFDAELKQRGLPAPRWHFVGQLQRNKARLVVPLFDVVETVDRAKLATALDRAAEPSGQALDVLLQVDLSDEASEGPKGGIAPEGLPGLLAEVAGLANLRAVGLMAIPAVQPDPEASRAAFARLRALRDDLSSRPEGGSLRELSMGMSADFEVAIEEGATIVRVGTALFGPRDS from the coding sequence GTGAGCAGCGCGGCGGAAAGGCTCGCCCAGGTACGCGACCGGATCCAGGACGCCACAGCACGTTGCGGACGCGATCCGAGCGAGGTGACGCTACTCGGTGTCAGCAAGCGACAGCCCCTCGAACGGGTGCTCGGCGCGATCGAAGCCGGCCTCACCCACCTCGGCGAGAACTACGCCCAGGAAGCGCGGGACAAGCGTCCTGCCTTCGACGCGGAGCTGAAACAGCGAGGCCTCCCCGCTCCGCGTTGGCACTTCGTCGGCCAACTCCAGCGGAACAAGGCCCGACTCGTGGTGCCGCTCTTCGATGTCGTGGAAACCGTCGACCGGGCAAAGCTCGCCACCGCCCTCGATCGCGCCGCCGAGCCTTCGGGCCAGGCCCTCGACGTGCTGCTCCAGGTCGATCTGAGCGATGAAGCGAGCGAAGGGCCCAAGGGCGGCATCGCGCCGGAGGGTCTTCCCGGCCTGCTCGCGGAGGTGGCCGGCCTGGCGAACCTGCGAGCCGTCGGACTGATGGCGATCCCTGCCGTCCAGCCGGATCCCGAGGCCTCCCGCGCCGCCTTCGCCCGGCTCCGAGCCTTGCGGGACGACTTGTCTTCGCGGCCCGAAGGGGGAAGCTTGCGGGAGCTCTCCATGGGCATGTCCGCCGATTTCGAGGTCGCCATCGAAGAGGGCGCCACGATCGTACGGGTGGGCACGGCCCTGTTCGGCCCCAGGGATTCCTGA